The genomic stretch TCAAATATAGTGTCTGCAGAGCAAATATGAGGTTGGCGAGAGTTCAGGCGTCTCGGACCAGGCACGGGTACATGTGGCAGTATCAAAAGGACAACCTTTGGCACTCCATTAGATGTGGTACCTGGTTCAAGGAATCTAGGTTGGCCATGAGAGAGATTGTTTTGATAACTTACTATTTTTGTTATCACTCCTCTATCAGTTTTTGTGCACATGAGGCTGGAGTGAGTGAGAGGACGGTGTTagattggttttctttttgtagGGAAGTGTGTTCTGAGTATGCGAAGtataggggtaagttgggtggaCTGGGTTGGTGCTTGAGATAGACGAATCACAGCTTGGGAAGAGGAAGTATGGGAGTGGTAAGCCTCCGGTTGGATTATAGGTGTGGGGGGGGGCTGctattttgggagggggggggggggggagggtgtatgCTGCTGATTGTGTTTTCAGTATTTTGGAGGAGCTTTCTAAGAGGAGTTAATTGAAGAGTATGTAGAGGAGGGGAGTACTGTAGTGTCAGATGCCTTTTCGTCATACAGGCGTTTGGGGAAGAGGGGCTATGATCATTTAGTTATAAACCATAGTTTAtaggttaaaaattaaaaaaactggagTCTGTACTaatacaattgggggggggggggggggaggcactgttaAATCTGTCATAGGGAAGGGAAAGAGGCACTCTTCTAACATGcaatctcatttagatgagtattgCTAGCGGCAGAGCATCCCTGGGATTATTGGATTTTTCGCATTTTTTTGAGGGCAGTGAGTAAGATGTACATACCAAGGGTGGTTAATTGAGGGTGTTTGGTATGTGAAAGGGGGGGGCTAATGGTTGtggatttgagggggggggggttataattaTGTTGCCAAGGATCTTttttgttgcagttgtttttgAGTTGTAATGTGTGATTGAGTTTCGtttattttgtggtttttatttgttggcagatttttgttttttttagggGGGGGCCGTTGGGGTTGGTAGGTTGTGTGTGGTTCGTGAAGGTTTTTTTTTGGTGGCCAACCTAGTGTGTAGTGCCAGAATTTGTTGGTGGTGATGTTATTGTTGTATTtatgtgtatttttgtgtttgtttgttgttgtgtttgTAGTGACGTCATAGGTGCCATATTGGAGATGCTGAGAATGGTCATTTCCACCATGCTGATGACAtagtgggtcaaagcagacaggtgggatTGGACGCTTCTGTAATCCTGTAGAATTTATTACTACATCACTTAACACAGATCTTTTAGAAGCAACTTTATTTAATCCAATTTTTGCTGCAGCAGAAACTTTGTATGAGggggaagatgaaaaaaaaaataggtcaGTCATCTTAAGAATTAAGATGATAACACAGTTTTATGGCAAAGAAATGTGGAGACTGATATTCTGAATTACACACCGAAACAAATATAAGGCATTATATTTCTCACTTGTCAGCAACAGAGtttaagaaaaatacaaagaaGGTTTACAGAATGGGACtcaaattcattaatttatttcacacaaacaaacacaaaactaCTATTGAGATGTAGGTGACTTGACTTCTGCAGTTGTAGGTGCCACCACATgtgaatgtatttctttttttttcttttttttcccaaaaCAATCACAAAATCATTGATTGTTaagcaaaattatttttgtgtggacACTTCTAATCAGAGCATGCTGTAGCTTCTTCCTGTGGAGTCTCACTTCATAATGTAGCCTTATTTTACTATACTCAATGAGTACAGCCTTTTTTCGGTAGAAGAATGTGATTACCAAGGGGAGCACAGCTTGAAACACGTTTGTTCAACtgaagcaaaatacactcctggaaattgaaataagaacaccatgaattcattgtcccaggaaggggaaactttattgacacattcctggggtcagatacatcacatgatcacactgacagaaccacaggcacatagacacaggcaacagagcatgcacaatgtcggcactagtacagtgtatatccacctttcgcagcaatgcaggctgctattctcccatggagacgatcgtagacatgctggatgtagtcctgtggaacggcttgctatgccatttccacctggcgcctcagttggaccagcattcgtgctggacgtgcagaccgcgtgagacgacgcttcatccagtcccaaacatgctcaatgggggatagatccggagatcttgctggccagggtagttgacttacaccttctagagcacgttgggtggcacgggatacatgcggacgtgcattgtcctgttggaacagcaagttcccttgccggtctaggaatggtagaacgatgggttcgatgatggtttggatgtaccgtgcattattcagtgtcccctcgacgatcaccagtggtgtacggccagtgtaggagatcgctccccacaccatgatgccgggtgttggccctgtgtgcctcggtcgtatgcagtcctgattgtggcgctcacctgcacggcgccaaacacgcatacgaccatcattggcaccaaggcagaagcgactctcatcgctgaagacgacacgtctccactcgtccctccattcacgcctgtcgcgacaccactggaggcgggctgcacgatgttggggcgtgagcggaagacggcctaacggtgtgcgggaccgtagcccagcttcatggagacggttgcgaatggtcctcgccgataccccaggagcaacagtgtccttaatttgctgtgaagtggcggtgcggtcccctacggcactgcgtaggatcctacggtcttggcgtgcatccgtgcgtcgctgcggtccggtcccaggtcgacgggcacgtgcaccttccgccgaccactggcgacaacatcgatgtactgtggagacctcacgccccacgtgttgagcaattcggcggtacgtccacccggcctcccgcatgccgactatacgccctcgctcaaagtccgtcaactgcacatacggttcacgtccacgctgtcgcggcatgctaccagtgttaaagactgcgatggagctccgtatgccatggcaaacaggctgacactgacggcggcggtgcacaaatgctgcgcagctagcgccattcgacggccaacaccgcggttcctggtgtgtccgctgtgccgtgcgtgtgatcattgcttgtacagccctctcgcagtgtccggagcaagtatggtgggtccgacacaccggtgtcaatgtgttcttttttccatttccaggagtgtatcattccTTATGTCCTGCAAAGCTGAGGTAACTAACTTTTTAAAAGGGTTTTCCCCATAAATAATGGACATTTGTTTAATACTTTCTGGTCCATTTTGCACAAATAAACATGATCATTGGTACTAATAGATAAGCCACGTCTGTGTTTCCTGTTCAATATACTGGTACTAGAAGTTTTGGAACATGGTGAAATTTGCCAAATGTGGCACTCCAGCTTTTTGTTCATTTTCCTAGCCAAATACGAAGTGTAAGAAACTGGATGAGGTATTTGATCATAGTCGTTATTTATTACAATGGCAGAGCAATTAGCACTATTAGATGTGCCAATCTGAATGTGTACCAAAACTCTATTGGAAACTGCTTCAGACTGCTGGATTGATATTGTCCCCATCCACGACTTATCACAGCATTAAAGAACACTTCCAGGAGGTCTTGAGTTAGCTTATTTGCCAGTGCGAAAGTCCTTTGTGGTGCAGATCTGTTTCTGACAGCATCATACACAACTAAAGATGAATGTAGACTGCTCACTATACCTGTAAAATCTGTTCTTATTGAGTGAACCAGTTAAGTTCCATCAGGAGATTCTTTTAATGTAAACTGGCAATCTTTTACTTGCTTTATGTTAcagcaaaagtcataaaatataatcacatattttgtgtaaaaactagaCCTTATTGTAATAAAGTGATTTTATTCCttataaaagcatttttgaagaagagaagtttgttaacattaaGCATAGatgtaagcgtcaggaagtcttttctgaatttatttgtatggagtgtaaccatgtatgaaagtgaaacatggacgataagtcgtttcgacaagaagagaatagaagctttcaaaatatggtaatacagtagaatgctgaagattagatgggtagatgacataactaatgaggaggtactgaatagaattggggagaagaggaatttgtggcataacttgactagaagaagggatcagttggtaggacatgttctgaggcatcaaggaatcaccaccttattatttgagggcagcatggagagtaaaaaccatagagggagaccaagagatgaatacactgagcagattcagaaggatgtcggttgcagtaggtacttggagatgaagaagtttgtacaggatagagtagtgtggagagctgcatcaaaccagtctctgaactgaagacaacaacaaaaacaacaacaacaaaagcataagcataacaaaacatttcgccctttttattgagGAATCATCAAAAAAGTAATGTTGCctaccaaactgatattttgtgttCCACTCCTGTGGAAACGGTGGACCAAAAGACTCGCAGtgaaacaaaaacaagtattcactGAAAGttgctggctgattaaaactgtgtgccagaccgagacacgaaatcgggatttctgccttacgcgggcaaatgctctactgtctgagctacccgagcacgactcacggcttgtcctcacagctctacttctgctagtagctcgtctcctttgagtcttggtgcagcacacagttttaatctgccaggaagtttcatatcagctcacactcccctgcagagtgaaaatctcactctggaagtaTTCATGAAGAACTGTAattttgttccacatcattacgaaatgtcgtattcatgatctgctgttgttgttgttgttgttgttgttgttgtggtcttcagtccagagactggtttgatgcagctctccatgctactctttcctgtgcaagcctcttcatctcccagtacctactgcagcctacatccttctgaatctgcttagtgtattcatctcttggtctccctctacgatttttaccccccatgctgccctccagtactaaattggtgaccccttgatgcctcagaacatgtcctaccaaccgatctcttcttctagtcatgttgtgccacaaactcctcctctccccaattctattcaatacctcctcattagttgtgtgatctacccatctaatcttcagcattcttctgtagcaccacatttcgaaaccttctattctcttctcgtctaaactatttatcgtccatgtttcacttccatacatggctacactccatacaaatactttcagaaacgacttcctaacacttaaatctatactcgatgttaacaaatttctgttcttaagaaacgctttccgtgccattgccagtctacacttcatattctctctacttcaaccatcatcagttattttgctccccaaatagcaaaactcctttactactttaagtgtcacccgacttaattcgactacattccattatcctcgttttgcttttgttgatgttcatcttataccctcctttcaagacacggtccattccgttcaactgctcttccaagtcctttgctgtctctgacagaattacaatgtcatcggcgaacctcaatgtttttatttcttctccatggattttaatacctactttgaactttttttttcatttctttattgcttgctcaatatacagattgaatagcatcggggagaggctacaaccctgtctcactcccttcccaaccactgcttccctttcatgtccctccactcttataactgccatttgctttctggacaaattgtaaatagcctttcgctccctgtggtttacccctgccaccttcagaatttgaaaaagtgtgttccagtcaacattgtcaaaagctttctctaagtctacaaatgctagaaattcatgatctatggaacaagtattagccactgtaagctgtgtttggagatttcCGATCCCTTCCATGACCGAGATCCtcatttcttccccttttactctgttcttataaattttttttaaggattggttagtctccttttcccatacgtacttctacattctagcggttgcaccttttaagtcgcaggtggtcttgcctttGCTGCTTCAgaagtgggatatttcctgcctctagtatagcgttgggttcgctctcttgctgacttacctcattttgtttttaccattgacaacatgactgcccttttacattttttagccgttgcccttttattgttctgacttttcggAGATTCACACAATCGgtatggaccacatttgaaacaagggactgatgaccttgctgtttggtcccttcaacctcaaccaaccaacaagtATTAGTGTTTGTACGTATGTAAGTTTGTAAACATTAGTGTCAGAATGCCTTCAGGCCACATGTAAAAACGGTAATCATCGCATTAATATTAGGAACTTTGCAGAAATCAGGTTAACTGCCCTACTACGTGTGTAACAGGTAACTGTCAACTCCATTCGGATCGCAATAACCAGAGACACGGCTTCCTCCCCCGAGTCAGGTTCCAGTCTAATGACGTCACGCCTCGCatagaggcccacgagaaagacaggccccgGCGCGCACCGGTACGTCGCAATGGTAGCTCGGCTCAGCAGACAAAACGCGTTGCAAAACCTGTTAATTCGCAGCTGGGCATATACGTACTAaccagaattgcatcttctactggaaactGGTGTTATGAAgtattactgattaacagtactacaacaaaattgtATTCAAGATCAATGCTCGACATAAATGGTATAACAGCTtgcttatagcatttagtctcttctgcttaacagtcctcagttcatacaagaagtggtgccttatgcagtTGATAattattttggcatgattttaattttattgtaccccagtacagccgtaacaaattatatgtAGGCTTATAGACATCCGATCATTGCAGGACTAacaacagtaagactccataatagcggattctaGTAGAAGATACAATTCTCGTTTGTTACGTACACacgtagttacgagttaacaggtataGAAATGTAGTTTGCTGAGGTAAGCGAGCGAAGGCATACCTTCGTGACATACGCACCGCGGACTGCCTTTCTCGTTGGTCTCGCAATCTAACTTGTTTATGACTTTAACTATCTTGTTTCAGCTCACGGATATGCAATGTTCACGACATGGAggtaaggccagtattacactatcaaatttctttgtcaaagatttgatcaaagatgtgatccaatattccgtccaatatatttgacaaagatctttgacatagcGCTAGACGGGGTATTACCACAGTCTATATTAGACtgtggtattacactgtcatcaaatttttcgtcaaagttcaagatggctgacaacaacttgttattaaccgcagcagttctacgtactccagttgcattgtgtgcacatgcggaaaagaagtgggggaaaaaatggaaccatacatacgaggttgacagtcttaaaagtcctgggattacaacttgataataaattcagtcgggaggagcacaccacagaactgcagaaaggccttaacaaatctgtatttgcaattcgagtgttagcagacataggcaacataaaaatgaaaaagcttgcatactttcattccataatgtcatatggggtaatattttggggtaaatcttgaagtcaaacagaagttttcaaggtccaaaagcgtgtaatacgtattatttgtggagtaaattcacggacctcttgcagaaacctcttcaaagaacagggtatactaactactgcctctcagtatatttacttcttaatgaaatttgtcgtaaataatatatctctttttccaacaaacaactcagttcatacatacaataccaggaacaaaaatgatctgcacaaggactgcacttactttagttcaaaaaggggtccactactcaggaacaatcatcttcaataattttcaataatttgccaggaaacataaaaaatttagttagaaataaaaatcagtttaaaaggagcctgaaagacttactactggccaactccttctactccattggcgaaatttttaatagaaacaaatgatgtattgtatttattcatactattagtattatttcagcttaaaaaaaatcgacatgttccacatccacgaggatctcctcagcacggatctatggaacgaaaaactaatctaatctgggtgaagccgtgggttttatgacgacacgataaaagcattcaacaaaacttgttacgtgagcttacagtggaagacgtcaagtcgtacatcaattacttaagaatggatgagcatacatttctgtatgtgctcaatgaagtgtatcctcatatcataaagcacaatattcacttaagaactgctacatcttcagaagacaggctcactataacactccgattccttgctacaggagagggttatgttaggtctCCAATGTTCTTAAtcaatttttgtattcagggtgcctcacgttgtaaagcgcctcatcagcttcagacatatctattaattttgtagttgtcggcacacaccaattgtatttactggcaatggttataaaaacactacagacgacagaacgctgcagtgatgctagcgctccatgtggtaacacgtcacattgcagtgaacagaagacaagcggtttctttgatcaaatatacagcgaggccctagattttatcaaatattggacgacatttgacaaagtccctatttacactatcaaatatctttgacaaagatattggacaaagaaatttgatagtataataccggcctaagaatagagggagacgccgtgacgtcacagctgcgaagccatgtgaagccgagggtagccatctcaatccgaccaaaacattgctgctgtaagcttgtgtgcataggcttgtcgctcgcttttggaaggattttgcgctattatggtgacttgtgtggtggtcggatgtacgaatcgttctgattgtgatgcgaaatcgaagggaataacatttcatgtgtaagttgtctcgttaagtgtgattttacaacttcattgtggatgaacgtgtgctacatcggtacttgtactatagcgtgtttttctcctgtataatgattttagatttcctaaaaatgaaagtcggaaagctctgtgggagaatgccgtgaggaggaagaattggcgtgcgtctaaatggagcactatatgttctcagcatttccgagaagaggacatagaccgaacttccctttcaacagtaaggctccgagaaaatgctgtaccatcagttttccctacacacccaaaacatttgcgaaaggtatgttaattcaaagaattaaattcttagttttcaagttcacgtttcagtataatacgtacgtatcgtcgataatcgaagtgttgagtaactcactttgtcttcatcatgtaccaaattaaaagctaacactacattaactggcgtaaagtataggcctaaacaggacactgtgtagatttgccattctgtgtaccgtatttcagtaaatattggtggtaatgaacagtgtttcccagtagtgtaacgtaactgaaatgtcccagtacgtattacaaacaagatgtatttatggggctttggagggagggtatagctaacttagttttcagtttctattatttagtttgtgatacacgtttattactgaattaacaaaattgtatcgtttacattgaagactggctattcgtaatattactttaaaaactatttttaatcagaagaaacgcggaatttcgcctttacgagattttattgtaaacaaaaactttgaaacaactaatctgatgacgttacatgcgtacatggtgcaattagcgactgtaatacacgcagcgctatagcacactggcaatgttttggtcagagtgtcgcccccatggcttcaaaacgtagtacggctggtttacgtagcgccatctccccttattcttccATGGTTCACGAGCTGTAGGCGCAGTAGCAAGCTGCGCTGCTGACGTCAGAGTGAATCCAACCAGGGCTCACTTGTCAGTTGCCAGCAGTATTGTGTGGTACTTGCGTATGAGCCAAAACAATGTTGCTTACGTCAGTGTGAAGGTTTATTAGTGACGCGATTGAGTACAGAGTTACGCCTTAATTATCAGTGTATGGGCGGATTTGTTAGATTAAGTTTTTAAGTGGAAAATAATGGTTTGCTGCGCGATTGCCGGTTGTACTAACCATAGCAGACAAGTAAATAAGTTGGGAATTAAGTTTCATATATTTCCCAAAAAGAGTGAGACGAAACAAAAATGGATAAATGCATGTAAACGTGCAGATAAGTTTTCTGTTGAAAATGCTCGTGTCTGCTCAATACATTTTACTGATTCGGATTATGAAAGGGATTTGAAAAGTGAACTGTTGAACATTCCTTCGAAATGCAAATTGAAGACTGATGCTGTTCCAACACTAAATCTACCGTCTTCCGGTGCCGGCATAGGGTTTAGTAATGAGTGTAATGATACAGACGTGTGGGCACAGAAACGAAGGTACCGCCAAGAGGGTATTATACAGGTAAATATATTAAAACTAATTAGTACTGGTTAAAACGTTAGCTGTGAAAACGAACACCACTATGGATGCGACAGTGTTTGCGTATGTCAATCATTAGAAATTATGGAAATATAAATAAGGGAAACGTAGTTACTGGAATTACAACATGTTCAAAAATGATTAATGGCTCTTTTTCTGATTGTCAACTAGAGATAGTTATGAAAGGAGTACTAACTAGTCATCTGAAGGAATTGCGAAGCTATGACTTCATATTGGCTATCTTATGAAGCGTTATCACTTGTTAGGGACGTATTGAAATATTCTCTTCCTAGTGAGATCACTGTTAGAAGACGACTCGAGCAATGTAGCGTTCAAACACGTTAGTATTTTGAAACCTTGATCAAAGTTATTAGCAGAATTTGAAAAAGATGTAGTTCTTGCCTGTGATGTAGTGAAATTAAACAGTAATTGATGTTTTGACCAGGCAGGTGAGATTATCAGAGGAGCACGCAAAATGCTCAAGTTATGGTCATCAGAAGTTTGGTAGGCCCATTTATTATAACTTCGACACAGCCATTACGAAGTACAAGGTTCAAGTAACATAAAATGTTGAATTATTTGTGAGATCATTTGTGCATGATATGGGACCATCAAATAGAAACTTACAGGGAACCTAAAGGTTGCATAACTCAGAATTCgaaaatcattaaaatcaaaacaGGAAAGTACTTTTTTTGTAAGGCGCCTCATGCCATAAAAGCGTAATTCCATAACATTTCTACGCTGACATGCAATATAGTGGGTTTCTAACAATTTTCGGGTCTAGTGCaccaggggatacaacccgtcggctttggacaatgtcacaagtcgccagatagcagtttaccattttcgcttttgctgttatgtttgtttcgtttttttactgattgcttaataaagtggatctgtttattctatctcgtgagatttttttttaaaagccaaaaaacattatcagccactgaagggagctacaacactaagaagaatcgcttctcgattggcgacttgtgacgtcaatgtccaaagccgacgggttgtatcccctgctgcactagtccccaaTTTTCACATTTGAGGTCATTGACCTTAATCTTTAACCTTGAATGTCTCAAATCACACCACCTTTTATATttttgaataaaaaagaaaaaaagattatattgctccaatgtgtTCCTATAGACATGGCAGATATGAAGATGGCACACTGAAGGCATTATGTCCAAAAATTTATTTTGCCGGCTTCAATGCACTATCAAAATGCAGAAGTGAGCATAAATAttgaacacaaattattaaaaactgTTGTAGTTCACAAGTAATGTTGTTGCTATAAAAATTGTTAATATCAAGGTGGCACACCAAAGGCATCATGCCCAAAAATTTGTGTCATCTAAATTTCTGCACTAACAAATTCTGTGAAGCAACTATGTAGCcactattatttatttacttatgtattttTTTGTCCAGCACAGCAGCAAATAGCAGCTGCTATTATTCTGACCAATTGGTGAAAATTTCTTGCTGTGAACAGCCAACCTATCATAATTAGCTTGATTCATGGGTGTGGCGTATTTACTCAAACTGCAGTGTATGTGCACTGTGAAGTACTATTTAGTAGTAGTTTGTAAAAAAAGGGTCCTAACATATTGCTAGGTGGAAAATTTGGCAGCAAATGTAGAAAACAAATATCACCAAACCCATCGGTGCTTGCAGATGTTGCCTCAGCTGTGCCAGATGCACCAGAAATTTAAGTTAATGGTTGCAGGGTGTAAACTGAAAGAACAAACAAAGTGTGAAGAACAGGCATCACCATTCTACAAACACTGTGCAGCATTTGTTGCATGTCCTTATTGTCCAAGTGTGCTAAGACACTGATTACGTGCTTGAACTGTCTGATATGAATTGCATTGACGAAATCACTATTAAGTGTTGATTACCAACAGGCAGGATAGTGCGAGAGAATGTAACAATATCAGCCGACCATTTCATTGAGGTGTTTGCATCAAGTTTACAACTACTGATACCAATTTACTTATCACCCAGCAGTACTTAGTTCTTTAAGCTCACTAAAAAGGAATTCAAAGTAATTGCAATTTGGGCAGAATTAGTTCTTTGCCATTCTGGGTGAAATAGCCTACAGAGATTTCACTGGAATAATTCACACAGGTTGGAACTCGCCCATTTGTATCTTATTACAGAGATGCAAATACTAATGAATACAGTTTCAGCAGTTTCTTATGATGTCACTTTCCAACTACaaagcacatttattacttttCAGG from Schistocerca serialis cubense isolate TAMUIC-IGC-003099 chromosome 10, iqSchSeri2.2, whole genome shotgun sequence encodes the following:
- the LOC126425006 gene encoding peroxynitrite isomerase THAP4-like isoform X7: MVCCAIAGCTNHSRQVNKLGIKFHIFPKKSETKQKWINACKRADKFSVENARVCSIHFTDSDYERDLKSELLNIPSKCKLKTDAVPTLNLPSSGAGIGFSNECNDTDVWAQKRRYRQEGIIQKTAQGEHRSSVCGVTVVKHEPVEAVPLTFPKQEMELLSVKEEPLDWEVPDGHVSTQEPLNAVKEFQACSPSDDCLGPRTLNTGKTEDDEDEEAMSEDDFVVVKHEVESVGSDSEQESPI